The sequence below is a genomic window from Roseimicrobium gellanilyticum.
GTGGTGCCGCTTTGACTTCAGAGAAGTCACCGCGCCACAAAGAATCGTGTGGGTGAATTCCTTCTCCGATGCGGACGGCGGCATCACCCGGCCTCCCTTCGAGGATAACTGGCCACTGGAAATCCTGAATGACGTCACTCTCACCGAGGAGAACGGCAAGACGATCCTCACCCTGCACGCCACGCCCATCAATGCCACGGCGGAGGAAGTGGCCATCTTCGACACGAACCGCACGTCCCTCAACCAGGGCTACAGCGGCACCTGGGACCAGCTCGAGGAGTACCTCGCGAGTCTCACCTGACACAAAAATGCTCCACCCCTGAAACTCACAACGCGCAACGACATGACTATCGCGAAATCGCCCTCCCCTTCCGGCGAAGCCCTGCCTTCGCTCACCTTCACCCGCACCTTCGATGCGCCGCGCGCCCTGGTTTGGAAGGTCTGGACCGACCCCGTGCACATGGCCGCCTGGTGGGGACCCCATGACTTCACCAATCCGGTCTGCGAGATGGACGTCCGCCTGGGCGGCACGCTGAAAATCGACATGCGTGCCCCGGACGGCACCGTGTATCCCATGACCGGTGTGTTCAAGGAGATCACCGAGCCCGAGCGTCTGTCCTTCACCTGCACGCCGCTGGATGACAAGGGTGAAGTCATCTTCGAAGAACTCACGACAGTGACCTTCACGGAGAAAGGCGGCAAGACGCTGCTGAACATCGAGGCCCGCATCCTTTGGAAGAAGCCCGAAGCAGATGCCTATCTCCAAGGCATGGAGGAAGGTTGGAGTCAGAGCCTGGTGCGCCTGGGGTCGCAGGTCGCCCGCGCGAAGGTCTCCGTGCCAGCCGAGGCGAACCGCGAACTCATCAACTCACGTTTCTTCAAGGCCCCACGGGAGCTTGTGTTCGAAGCGTGGACGAAGCCGGAGCATGTGGCCCACTGGTATGGCCCGAACGGTTTCACCCTCACCATCCACGAGATGGACGTGCGCCCCGGCGGCATGTGGCGATACATCATGCATGGACCCGACGGCACGGACTACGACAATCGTGTGGTATATGAGGAAATATCACACCCGGAGCGGCTCGTGTACCTGCACGGACACGACAGGGACAACGACCCTGAGGCCTTCCACGTGACCGTGACCTTCGAGGAAGAAGACGGAGGCACCCGCCTCACCATGCGCCTGGTCATGGCGACCGCGGAGCAACGCGAGGCCAGTGTGAAGTTCGGCGCCGTCGAGGGTGGCAACCAGACGCTTTCCCGTCTCGCAGCCTACCTGCCGACGATGGCGAAGTGACATTTGCGTCAATATTCACGCTTCCCGGGAGGAGGAGGCGCGAAGGCAAGCAAAGAATTTTTGCTGCCAATGTCCTTTCAGGGGAGCACCATTCGTCATGGAGGTGAAGATCACACACCAACACTCCGCCTCCGCACGCAATTCTACCACCTCGTCCCCATGATTAAGAAACTGCTCCTCATTCTGCTCGCCCTCCTCGGAATCCTCGTCCTGGTGATCGCCGGGCTGTTCGCCTTCGCCTCCACGAAGCCTGATGATTTCCAGGTCAGCCGCTCCACGACCATCGCCGCTCCTGCGCCTGTGGTCTTTGAGCAGGTGAACAACCTCAAGAAATGGAACGACTGGTCCCCCTGGGCCAAGCGAGACCCGAACATCAAACTGACCTATACCGGCCCCGAAGCAGGCAAGGACGCCACCTATGCCTGGACTGGCAACCATGAGGTTGGCAAAGGCCAGATGACCATCACGAACAGCGTCCCCAATGAAAAGGTGGAGTTCCGGCTGGAGTTCCTGGAACCGTTCGCGGCCACAAACACCGCTGCCTTCAATTTTGCTGCCGAAGGCGACAAAACGAAGGTCACCTGGACCATGGCCGGAAAGAACAACCTGGTAGGCAAGGTGATGTGCACCATCATGGACATGGACAAAATGATCGGCGGCGACTTCGAGGCCGGCCTCAGCTCCATGAAGGCCATTGCTGAAAAGGAAGCGGCATCCGCTCCTGCCTCCTCTGCACCTGTTGCTCCGACCA
It includes:
- a CDS encoding SRPBCC family protein — encoded protein: MNQETSTTAVAAASAQPFVITRTLNAPRDLVWKAWTEPERLAKWWGPKGCTIKVHKLDLRPGGIFHYTMSFPGGEDMWCRFDFREVTAPQRIVWVNSFSDADGGITRPPFEDNWPLEILNDVTLTEENGKTILTLHATPINATAEEVAIFDTNRTSLNQGYSGTWDQLEEYLASLT
- a CDS encoding SRPBCC family protein codes for the protein MTIAKSPSPSGEALPSLTFTRTFDAPRALVWKVWTDPVHMAAWWGPHDFTNPVCEMDVRLGGTLKIDMRAPDGTVYPMTGVFKEITEPERLSFTCTPLDDKGEVIFEELTTVTFTEKGGKTLLNIEARILWKKPEADAYLQGMEEGWSQSLVRLGSQVARAKVSVPAEANRELINSRFFKAPRELVFEAWTKPEHVAHWYGPNGFTLTIHEMDVRPGGMWRYIMHGPDGTDYDNRVVYEEISHPERLVYLHGHDRDNDPEAFHVTVTFEEEDGGTRLTMRLVMATAEQREASVKFGAVEGGNQTLSRLAAYLPTMAK
- a CDS encoding SRPBCC family protein, translating into MIKKLLLILLALLGILVLVIAGLFAFASTKPDDFQVSRSTTIAAPAPVVFEQVNNLKKWNDWSPWAKRDPNIKLTYTGPEAGKDATYAWTGNHEVGKGQMTITNSVPNEKVEFRLEFLEPFAATNTAAFNFAAEGDKTKVTWTMAGKNNLVGKVMCTIMDMDKMIGGDFEAGLSSMKAIAEKEAASAPASSAPVAPTTPAPEAAPAPAPAPNS